The following is a genomic window from Lycium ferocissimum isolate CSIRO_LF1 unplaced genomic scaffold, AGI_CSIRO_Lferr_CH_V1 ctg3460, whole genome shotgun sequence.
TTTTGTTGGTTTTGGTATCCTCTTGCAGATAACTATATACTTGAAGGTCAGTAAAACAGTCGCTTTAAAAGTTAAGGAATCAGATAGTATTGGCAAAGTCAAATCTTTATTACATGATAAGGAGGGTATACCGGAACGTCTTCAGCAGCTATTTTCAAAAGGTATTCAGCTTATGGACGAACAGAAATTAGTCGATTACGGCATTATCAAGAACTCCACCCTTCATGCTTATGTCGACAATTCAGTCCCGAGGATATTTCTAGTGAAGAGACCCTATGCTGGAGGTGCAATTACGGTTTATTCAAGGATTTGTGATACTATCCAGGATGTCAAATTTAGGATCGGGGCCAAAGAAGGAATAAAATCAAACGACTTCTCTCTTATTCATGGTGGAAAGTTTCTTGAAGATGACAAAACCTTAGCTTTTTACAAAATTGACGGTGGATCAACCCTTCACATGGTTCTCAAACCGAGAGACAAGTTGCTTATTTATGTGGAAATGCCAAAACCTGAAATTGTACAAATAGAAGTCAACACTGCCTTAACTGTTCGCGACATTAAAACAGTTATAGAGAGCAAAGTTAGCCACTCAATGGATGATATGGATCTGTTTCTGGGGAAACAGGAACTGGAAGATTCAAAGAAATTATATCAGTATGATATCGACGAAGACTGCTTCTTACAGGTGAAGCCCCGAACAATGCAGATCCTTATCAAGAAATGGAGTGGTGGAAGTATAATGCTAGACGTGCACAGCCACACCTTGGTCGAGAATGTCAAGGGCATGCTTCTAAAGAAGCTAGGAATACCGGTTCATCTGCAAAAGCTTGTGTTTGAGGGAAAATTTCTAGCTGATTCCCGGGATTTAGCTAGCTACAATATTAAAAAGCACTCAAATGTCTTTTTGGATTTTCGTTGTTGCAATGCTACACGCATCCAGAAGGACCCATTATCTAATATTAAGAGTTACCAACAGATAAAGTTATGTACCATTAAAGGTGTGATTTCCAGTGCTACCTCCGTTGCTCATTTGAAAACGTTGATCAGGGATGAACTAAAACTACATGTGAAGGAACTATTACTAGGTGGCAAGCTTTTGGACAGCTTATGTTGTCTTGGTGAGTATGGAATTACAAAGAATACAGAGTTGCTAATTGCTTGCTGATTGTTCGGACAACTTAATTGTGTCGTATATAAAGACTGAAAGTGCCAGTTGTTGCTGCAATTTTCGCAAACATGTTCATATTTGGAAGATGGTGAActtttgttgttgtagatcttctTAGAATACATAGTCAGCTGGATGTCTTTGAAACTGAAAACCAATGCAATggtgttcctttttttttttttttccttttatctgCTGTTTTTGCCTCACTGTATGAGTCACTTTCTTTTGGTTTTGTGATAGTAATATGCTTTGACGGGTTTGTTGAATCCATCAACCAAAGGCGGAGTCAAAAACTTTAGTTTATGGGTTTttgaattacaattttttttgcttACTAGGTTCTTAATatttgataaattatttatacatattaaatgatTGTTTAACACAAATACACGGTTTGAGCATAAGCTATTGGGTTCTGTCGAATTTGTAACCATGCAGGCTCTGCCCCTACCATTGACTAGTACTCCTTTTGTTCTAGTTTAagatactttcttttttagtctgtgtcaaaaatttactatgtaattttactttctttctagTTTATCCTTAATCACATGATTTTATAACAACACGAAATTCATGGCATGTTGAAGGTAAcaggtttcaattttttttccccctcaaaCAAGTACTttgtaaattatttcaaaaactTGAAGGTTTTTGTTCGAATTCATGTTGAAAATTAGGTACTTTTAATACTCATAATTGATGTATCAACCAAAAAATACAatctcaacattcaacataatATAACATCGATCCACGAGTGTCACCACCAATCACAATCCAAGGACACCAAAGTTATACAACTATTCAAAATTACAGTTAATTACATAAAGACTCGAAAAACTGGTTAAAATATCCCAAGACTGACTAGTGGAGCAAACTCTAGTATTATAATGTCCAaaatagccttttttttttgttgcgcggattggccttcaaaggcattggtttttaatttttgtccctcaattgttggtctttagtttttgtcctTCGTTCAAAAGTGACCTGAAAATACCCCGAAGTTTCGGGTCCGAATCTCCGTttagtcaaaaattaaaaaataaatttataaggCAAAGTTACCTGCCTTATAAATTTTGATTGAACTGattaaaaacaaaggaaatttttAAGCCaaaggcaaaagttaaagatttTCAATTTGAtggataaaaaattaaagaccaccccgaaataATGGCATTCGTGCGAATAGCCCCAAAATAGCATAACGAAATggtttaacaaaataataaagaatacTGCCCACACGTGTTGACTAAACTcattttaaacttttaatttaaaatataaggtttgagaaaaaaacaaaattagaaTTTCTTCTTCGATTTAGTAACTTTTCTCGAAACTCACAAGGGAACATTCAAGGTTGCAAAGGATCAATGGAAAATCGCACGAGAATAAGTGAAACTGAAGAAGAGGTTAGCTTGTTATGTCCATGAGTCTTTTTTTATCTGtgaatataatataatttgtatagatatgaattttttattttttgagtatTGTTTATCTTAGATGATGAAATAGTAACAAATGTTTTGAAGGACAGCATAGTTTTTTATAACTTCCTTAATTAATTGATTCCCACTCTCCGGTTTTTGCATCAAACACGCTGGCTGAATATTTTATGTGAACGTCACACTTTAATCATTTATGATGATCCCTCCAAACAAGCGCAAGCTTATCACTAAATGGTCTCTTCTATTACAAAAAGACCACCCGGTCGTGAAAATTATCCAGGAGAtgttttttatttgcattcagGCCTTTGGAAAGAGCCGCTAAATTAAGTTCTAGTTTAGGTGAAGGAAGTACGACCGCCTTTCCAATAGTTGAAACACAATTGGGAGATGTTTCGGCTTATATTCCTATTAATGTAATTTCCATTATTGGTGGACGAATCTTCTTATCCGCCGACCTATTCAATTCTGGAATCAGACCTGCTGACGCGAATATTCCTTGAGCCCTAAGAGGGGAGAAACCCATACCCCTAATATGAGGTCTATGCGGTGCAAATTGGAATTAGTTGGGTCAGTGAGTTCCAGATACCAAATGATTCCCGAGGGCCTAGCATCTTTGTCGTGTCCTGCCTGCATGTCCATGTTTAAGATCGTAGTCTCCCTTGGTTCATGCCAATGGCGGCAAAGCCAGGAATTCTAACAAAGGGAttcaaaaaaatgtaaacttgcATAATAAATGAATAATGCAATTATCAAGGTGattcaacaatttatatatatatacaccaaaagAATTACTTTTACCTTATTTGTTGAGTGTATTGGTCTGCTAAGTCTTTTCCCTGCCTTACCTTGCCCCATACTCACACTATTCTGGTGCTATGCCTATATTTTGGTTTGACCCCAATGGGGTCCCGGTTGGAGAAGAATGAGTCTCCATGGGTCGTTAATGTGGCAGATGTATATTATACTTTGATGCAGAGTTGGGTAGCGTGGGGTAGGTGGAGGGCTAGGGGTACATGATTTCCTTAAATTAGTTCGTCTAATTGAAATTTGATTATTATCATACCGAATTTTTCACGCAATGCGAAGCAAGGGGCTACCTGCTTCACATGCAAAGTCATGCCTTTGGTGAATCATGCGCTTCAAAAAATGATACGCCGAGTAATCCCAGTGAGAAGCAATGGAGTCTTGAATCCCATCTTTGAGATGTTGGATTAATCTTGACATTATTCTACATTTGATACTGAAATTAGTTAAGTGtaattgaattgattattaTAGTACTAAATTCCAATATGTTTAGTACTTTTAATTTCCCATAAACTTGGGTTCAAAGAAGCGTGCGCTTCACTTATCGCTTTTAGCTTTAAGCCTGATGGAACTTGTCGAATGACCATATCCCTTAATAAGCCTTCTGTTGTACTCTTCCAGCCCAAAGAACCTCTTTAGTTGCTTAATATTGGAAGCCCTGGCCATTGTTGTACTGCTAGAATCTTCTTGAGGTAAGTAGAGACTCCTGAAACCGAAATATAGCGACCAAGATACTACACACTTGCTGTAGCAAACTGGCATTTGGACTTCCTAGCATAGAGGTGATGTGCAGCAACAATCTAAAAGTGATCTTCAAATGTTCCACATGCTCCCTTAATATCTTGCTGAAAATAAGtatgtcataaaaaataaaaaaaataaaaaaagaataaaccTTCTTAggtttttcttgaaataatGGTTCATCAAACCTTGGAAGCTGTAAGAAGCATTAGTTAAAACAAAAGGCATAACCAAATACTCGTAATGCCCTGAGTGTGTTGTAAAAGCAGTCTTGTAGATGTCACTTGTCGGTTCGTGCTTTCCTTATTTGATGGTACCCAGACCTGAGATCTATCGTGGAATACACATATGACCCCCTAGCTCATCAAGCAGCTTCTCGATGCAACTATGTTGTACTAACCCCTGAGATTGCAGTTCTTGTACCATCTTTTGAGAATTGTAGAACAATTAGTTGATAAGGACTACTGTTGTATAACCATTCAGATAGAAATTATTGATGATTCTGTATTATCTCTCAAGTAAGGAGATGATTAAAAACCCTCATCAGATAAGAAAAGATATATCGGATAGAGAGCAACCAAGTCCATTTTTGAATGAGAAGGCTAAATCAGCACCTTATTTGAGGAAGTAGCCATGGAAGATTGAGTCTGTGGGGCTTCTTAGGGTCGAAAGATCTTCCTTCAGCCTTGAAAGTATGCTGCTTCTGTAGCGCGGATTTAAAGTGGACTCCCCATTCACTAGATGGAGAAGATCACCAAGATTTCACAATCCGCTGCCGAATTTATTCCAATTCAAAGAGCTCGGATCGAATCGTATTCCATGAATATGATATCAATCTAGTGTGATGTATGGAATATATGACAAAGGTGGATTAATGATTGTCATTAACCCTAGACCCTTGCCCTGAGAAATAAACTCGAGCTCAATAACATCCTTCTGCACTAGGAAATACCTATATGGTCTTGCATTAACTAGGTTGCACCCTTCCTTCAGAGGAATATGGTGATCAAAGGGTTCTCTGAGAGGTGGCAACCCCTCAGGTTCTTGGAACATTGCTTCATATTCTTGCAACACTTGCTGGACCTCAGCGGGTTCTTTATCCTGCTCTTGCTTCCCCTCCTCATTTCTGTTCTTCCGCTCACTTGGTATGactctacaacaacatacccactgtgatcccacaagtggggtctggggataGTGGGGTGTACGCAGCCCCTAcatttgtggggtagagaggctgtttctgatAGAACCTCGACTCAAGAAAAACGTTTTATAAAACAGGTTTGAAGAAAATACAAGAACAAAGAAGCTGAgatgaaaaatatgaaagaaaaggCTAACCAATGTAAAAGAACAACAATAGTACTACTGTTGGAGTCAGTTGGTATGACATTAACCATGAAAATTGAGCAGTGTCAcccttggtttttttttttttttaatgtaatgaAGCAGAATCAACAACTTCAACTTGTGAATAACTCTTTGAGTGATAATATCTTTCCTTCATATTCAAACTTTATAGTTAACCTTTTGAAGTTAAACAAGATCTCTTTAGAATTACTTAGCCATTGTACCCTCAAGACCATGTCACAAGTGCCTAAAGGTAGCAGAACGAAATCAGCGCTGAACACAGTGCCTTGGCACAAGTTACCTTCTACCAAACTGGCATCCAACAGCTCACATAGGTCTACCTTCCATCCATTTTAGCTACTTTCAAAGAAGTTATGAGTGGATATTGTGTTTATTAGAATATTGAGGGACCTCTCGTGGCATTATTCAGCCTCAAAGTAGTATAGCATCTGTACTATTGACAACATTAATGGAAATTTCACAGGGATCAGCCATCTCCTGCAAATTGTGCAATTCTTCGCCCTCTTTCACCCTATTCCTTACTCCTTTCATTCCAGCAAAAACCAGTTGTGCCCTGGCTATACACACATGTCCAGGTTGATATTTCGCATCACAAATATAACAAATCCTTTATTGTTACTTAGCTTATATTGCATGGTAATACTTCTAAAAATAATCGTTGTTGTTACATAGGCTTTccttgagccaagggtctatcgaaaacagCTTCTCTACCTCCACAAAGTAGGTGTAAGGTTTGCGTAACACTACCCTCCCCGAACCCGACTTgtaggattacactgggtatgttgttgttgttgctgctgtaAATATAACAAATCCCCTTGTCTCTCTTCTCACTTAATTCAGTTGGAGTTCATCTCCTCCTTGTTTTGTCACCCACAGTAGTTTGGACAGACTTAGGAAGATAGGTAGTTGGGTAGTTAAAGGCTTACCATATGTACAAGTCTGTGCCGAAACGGTTGAGGTATGATATTGAGGTTGAGGTAATTGCTGCACAACTATGGCCTGCAGGAAGTAGTACCTTAGGCTTATTTATTAGTATGAAGTAATGGGGTTGTGAAGTTAGTTAACTAATTACAAAGTTAAACAGTTAGGCCCTTGATCTTTTTATGCTTGAGTCCATTAGTtgtatttccttttattttaattcccAATCTATCATGTGGCTTGAGTggatgaagggtatatttaatGGAGTATTGTTTCATTTAAAGTCATCGATAGAAATTCTCGTATTTGTTCCTAATTCTCTTCTCTGGGTTTCTTCTTATTGCTGCTTTCAATTCATATTCTTCTCCAATCTACATCATAGAGATGATACAATATCATTGTTGGTGGCATGAATTTTCCCCACAAATTGCATTCTCTACTCTTTTTGTTTGTGCTTTAGAGTGTCTTTGTTTGATGGTGTTTATGATTGTTAACATAGTCACtcccttcgtttcaatttatatgtcttagtttgactgggcacaaagtttaagaatgtAAAGaatacttttgaatcttgtggtcttaaactaaagctaTGTATAACGTAGCAAAATGCTccttaatcttgtggtcttaaacatgccatgtggAATATTGGAATTAAAGAGATGCTAAATTAGGAAAGAGACATTCTTCTTGAAACAggctaaaaaagaaagtaagaaaagttgaaacggagggagtaaatatCTTTCTTTCACTAGAAATGAATGCGTCTTTTAATCATTTTGCAGCAAGACATCTTAATgcttaaaatataattatttttctatgAAAATTGCACCATTATGAACCATATTTtgcttttgtttgttttggtaTCCTCTTGCAGATAACCATATACTTGAAGGTCACTAAAACAGTCACTTTACAAGTTAAGGAATCGGACAGTATTGGCAAAGTCAAATCTTTATTACATGATAAGGAAGGCATACCGGAATGTCTGCAGCAGCTATTTTTAAAAGGTAATCAGCTAATGGATGAACAGAAGCTAGTCGATTATGGCATTACCAAAAACTCCACCCTTAATGCTTATGTTGACGATTCAGTCCCGAAGATATTTTTGGTCAAGCGACCCTATACTAGAACTGCAATCACGGTTTATTCAAAGCTTTCCGATACTATCCAGGACGTCAAATATAGGGTTGGGGCCAAAGAAGGAATAAAATCCAATGAATTCTCTCTTATTCATGATGGGAAGTTTCTTGAAGAAGACAAAGCCTTAGGTTTTTACAAAATCGATGGTGGATCAACCCTTCATATGGTTTTCAATCCTAGATACAAATTGCTTACTTCTGTGGTAATGCCAAAACCTGAAATCGTACAAATAGAAGTCAACCTTGCCTTAAATGTTCGTGATGTTAAAACAATTATAGAGAGCAAAGTTGGCCACTCAATAGATGATATGGATCTGTTTCTGGGAAAACAGAAACTGGAAGATTCGAAGAAATTATATCAGTATGATATCGACGAAGACTCCTTGTTACAGGTGAAGCATGCAACAATACAGATCTTTATCAAGAAATGGAGTGGTGGACTTATAGCGCTAAATAATCTGCGGAGGGATGACTTGGTCAAGAATGTGAAGGGCATGCTTGTAAAGAAGCTAGGAATACCAGTTTATAGGCTAAAGCTTGTGTATCAGGGAAAATATTTAGATGATTCACGGGATTTAGCTAGCTACGATATCGGAAAGGACTCAATTTTGCATTCTGTATTTTCGTTTTAGAAAGGACTCACATGTCTTTTGATATTTACGGAATATCTTTGTCTTGACGACTATGGAATTACAAAGGACACAGAGTTGGTAATTGGAAGACGGTGAACTTTTTCTGTTTTAGATTTTAGTATACCTAGTCAGTTAAATGATTTGAAACTGAAAACCAATGCACTGGTGTTCTTTTTTTCCTGTTATCTGCTGTTTTTGCCTCTCTACATAAGTCACTTTCTTCTGCTTTTACGTAGTGATGTGCTTTGACAGGTTTGTTGAATCAACCAAGGGGGAGCCTggatttttaatttatgggttttgaattacattctttttttttcccgctTACTAGGTTCTAAATAGTTTATGTGTTCTGAGTCGAGGGTCCATCTCTCTACCcaacaaaggtaggggtaaggtctgggTACACTTACCCTCCCAGACCCAACTTGTGGGATTTtattgtgtatgttgttgtaggtTCAGAATAaatcatttatacatattaaataaatttttaacacAAATATAGGGTTTGAATATAAGCTCTTGACCAGAATGCAATGCTGGTTCTACCCCTGCCATCAACCAGTACTCCTTTTATTCCAGTTTAAGatactttcatttttagtctTTTCCAAAAATTGACTATACAACTTTATCTTTCTAGTTTACCCTTAACGACTTGATTTTATAACCTTACGAAATTCATGGCctgtttaagatcacaagttATAAATGTGTTTTTTTTCCTTGTACTAATACTTTCTACCTACTTTCAAATGAGtacattttatttcaaaaaaattgacgGAGGTTTATGCGAATTCACATCAAAATTAGGTACTTTTACTCCTAATCCGAAATCTTTCACATTATTCATGTATCAACCAAAACATACAATCTCAACAATCAACATATGTAACATCCACAAGTGTCACCGTGCAGGGGGGAGGGGCCATAAATATTTTTCCTCattgattttgaattttttatcaCATTGTATATGGTGCAGTTCATTGGCAATACTCTAAATTCAGCAAATTATTAATTCTTCGACCAGTAAACGCTCTCTAATTTCTTTCTAGTTGGCCGGTGTTTATGATTGTTAACACAGTTTAAATAaatacctttctttgttaacatcataataatAAGTTAACCTTAGTATCTCAAGATATCAAAGTCAAGCTTTATTGTTTATGATTAATTGTTGCCCATCAATGAGGTATTAATTAAGTTAGTTTTAAAAGGCATAAAAGTAtagcattatgagattacttAATCTGTTCACATTTTACTTTGagatttaatatttttctataGTAAATGTAGGTTGCTCTGATGAGAGTACATTCATAATCACATATAAATTTTACACTGTATATCTAATTTTCAATACAATAAACCAAACGGCCTTATAAAAAATAATCCATGATTACAAACCCAACAATATTAATCTCTGCATTACAAACCCAACGTAACTTCTTTTTAAGCCTCCACccaaaaagaaactaaaaagaattttgacAAGTATATGCTGTAAAATGTATTAAGACCTCCGTAATCTAATTCCTGTAATTGGTTATAATGAGGGAAAATTCAAATTTAGGCAGTTCAAGCTCTTCTTTCAATCTTAAATGCTTCAATATTTGTATTACGAGGATTCATCCTAGCTGTCAACCTACCGCAACTCTCCTCCTTTATTCGGATTTGAGACAGTAATTTTAAATGCTTCTATATCTATATTTCGAGGACTCGTCATAAATTGACAAGTTTTACGCTGGCTGTCAACTTACTACAACCGCCCTCCGGAATTTCAAATGCTTCAAtccaaaaaaaggaagaaaaaactATAAAGAATTTTGATAAGTATTAGCTATAACATGTGCTACTTACCCCAGTTTAACCATAATCTGATTCATGTAATCTTGTTACTGAGAAAGGTGCATGCATAAATTCAACTGTTGTTGCACcacttcttctcttttcttattAATTTTCACCCTTTCACTATTGCTTTTTGTGTAATTTTAATTTGTAGGAGAATTCAAGCTTTGCAAAAGATGGAGCCAAGCATGAGAACTGCTGCTGaacaagaagatgaagaggttAGCTCCTTATACAAATGtcaccttttttttccttttttttttatttttttaaattgtgaatttgtttttttttttttttgttttttttgggtGTTTGAATCTTAACCGATGAATTAGTACTCCatgggtcgtttggttggagGGATAAGGGATACCAATCCGGAATAAAATGTTATTCCGCGTTTGATATTAGGTATTAATTAATCCTGGGATAAATTTTGTACTATAATGGTGAGATTAGCTATTATGTATAGAAGGCGGGATAGCTACTCCCATGGATATCCCAACCGATCGATGAGACTTGTCTATCCCATCCTGGTAACCAAACGACCGAGTTTTAAGAAGGTGAACTTGTTTATAtgtacttttttatatttagttctCTTTTTGCATCAACATGTAAATGTGGTTGTGTTTTgttctttttaattctttttttcttcgtCGAAAGATCTTATAGTGGCTGGTGGTAGGGCATTCGTTGGATGTGTAATTTGTCTGAATTCTTTTCTGGGGGATCATACGGCGGATCCAAGAGTTGAACTTTATGGTTCAAAGTTCAGGATTCAACCGTAATTCATTTGTTTTATTGGGCCCGAAATCAATTATTTGTACTAGTTTAGTGAACTTTTTAACACATATACAGAGTCGAAGCTAAAGGTATTAGGTTCAGATGAATCTATAACTCATTTAGGAGATCGAGTTTGGAATTCTACCATAGTCCCTTCGATTTACTCATATGTAGGGTTTGAGTGAAAGCTAGCAGGGTGTGATCAGAACGCATGAACATACACATCGATATGTCCCTCTCTCAGTAGAGGTGGGATTTAAAGTATAtaaccaagaaaaagaaagggagttGGTCGTCAGTCAACATAAAGTATATGACAGATCCAAAAATGAAGTTCCATAACTTTTAATTAGCTACCAAATATCCTTCTGCTGTCAAATAAAAAACTGTTTTGTATCGAACAGATTATTTCAGGTCCCATAAtataaaaaatccaatatacatTTTCCGGAATATATCCCGGCATCCAGAACTTAGCTGATAGTCCTTAAAATCAATG
Proteins encoded in this region:
- the LOC132044071 gene encoding polyubiquitin-like isoform X1, translated to MENHTIKNETEEEEEITIYLKVSKTVALKVKESDSIGKVKSLLHDKEGIPERLQQLFSKGIQLMDEQKLVDYGIIKNSTLHAYVDNSVPRIFLVKRPYAGGAITVYSRICDTIQDVKFRIGAKEGIKSNDFSLIHGGKFLEDDKTLAFYKIDGGSTLHMVLKPRDKLLIYVEMPKPEIVQIEVNTALTVRDIKTVIESKVSHSMDDMDLFLGKQELEDSKKLYQYDIDEDCFLQVKPRTMQILIKKWSGGSIMLDVHSHTLVENVKGMLLKKLGIPVHLQKLVFEGKFLADSRDLASYNIKKHSNVFLDFRCCNATRIQKDPLSNIKSYQQIKLCTIKGVISSATSVAHLKTLIRDELKLHVKELLLGGKLLDSLCCLGEYGITKNTELLIAC
- the LOC132044071 gene encoding polyubiquitin-like isoform X2, with protein sequence MISLIKTKAKITIYLKVSKTVALKVKESDSIGKVKSLLHDKEGIPERLQQLFSKGIQLMDEQKLVDYGIIKNSTLHAYVDNSVPRIFLVKRPYAGGAITVYSRICDTIQDVKFRIGAKEGIKSNDFSLIHGGKFLEDDKTLAFYKIDGGSTLHMVLKPRDKLLIYVEMPKPEIVQIEVNTALTVRDIKTVIESKVSHSMDDMDLFLGKQELEDSKKLYQYDIDEDCFLQVKPRTMQILIKKWSGGSIMLDVHSHTLVENVKGMLLKKLGIPVHLQKLVFEGKFLADSRDLASYNIKKHSNVFLDFRCCNATRIQKDPLSNIKSYQQIKLCTIKGVISSATSVAHLKTLIRDELKLHVKELLLGGKLLDSLCCLGEYGITKNTELLIAC
- the LOC132044067 gene encoding polyubiquitin-like; translation: MENRTRISETEEEITIYLKVTKTVTLQVKESDSIGKVKSLLHDKEGIPECLQQLFLKGNQLMDEQKLVDYGITKNSTLNAYVDDSVPKIFLVKRPYTRTAITVYSKLSDTIQDVKYRVGAKEGIKSNEFSLIHDGKFLEEDKALGFYKIDGGSTLHMVFNPRYKLLTSVVMPKPEIVQIEVNLALNVRDVKTIIESKVGHSIDDMDLFLGKQKLEDSKKLYQYDIDEDSLLQVKHATIQIFIKKWSGGLIALNNLRRDDLVKNVKGMLVKKLGIPVYRLKLVYQGKYLDDSRDLASYDIGKDSILHSVFSF